A genome region from Sphingobacteriaceae bacterium GW460-11-11-14-LB5 includes the following:
- a CDS encoding imidazolonepropionase, which yields MLIKNIKGLVGLHPKHTTVLRGNNLDHLPILENAWLLIEDGLIKDFGEMDNFPSSISHLPSSSAEGRYIFPSWCDSHTHIVFAASREEEFAMKIQGKSYEEIAAAGGGILNSANKLQKASEDELFESASVRLKQMILQGTGAVEIKSGYGLTTDSEIKMLRVIRRLKDQFPIPIKATFLAAHAYPAEFKNNHQAYIDLIVNEMLPQIAEEKLADYIDVFCEKGFFSVEETDQVLKAGAKYGLKPKVHANQLSVSGAVEVSVQNKAISVDHLEESDEQTIQALRNADTIVTLLPSCSFYLGIPFADAKSFIKADLPVALATDYNPGSTPSGNMNFVVSLGCIKMKMFPEQAINAATLNGAAAMEISENYGSIAIGKKANLFITKPMPSIAYLPYSFGETQIETVILNGEIYNG from the coding sequence ATGCTAATCAAAAATATAAAAGGCCTCGTGGGCCTGCATCCCAAACACACAACGGTGCTCCGTGGTAATAACCTGGATCACTTACCCATTCTCGAAAATGCCTGGCTTTTAATTGAAGATGGCCTGATTAAAGATTTCGGTGAGATGGACAATTTTCCATCTTCCATTTCCCATCTTCCATCTTCCAGTGCTGAGGGCAGATACATTTTTCCTTCCTGGTGCGACAGCCATACGCACATTGTTTTTGCGGCATCACGCGAAGAAGAGTTTGCCATGAAAATCCAGGGAAAAAGTTATGAGGAAATTGCCGCTGCGGGAGGGGGGATTCTAAATTCGGCCAATAAACTCCAAAAAGCTTCGGAAGATGAGTTGTTCGAAAGTGCATCTGTGCGGTTAAAACAAATGATCCTCCAGGGAACAGGGGCCGTTGAAATTAAAAGCGGATATGGATTAACCACAGACAGCGAAATCAAAATGCTCAGGGTAATCCGTAGGTTGAAAGATCAGTTTCCGATTCCTATCAAGGCAACTTTCTTAGCTGCGCACGCTTATCCTGCCGAATTTAAGAACAATCATCAGGCTTACATCGATTTAATCGTTAATGAAATGTTACCTCAAATAGCAGAAGAAAAACTGGCCGACTATATTGATGTGTTTTGCGAAAAGGGATTTTTCTCTGTAGAAGAAACCGACCAGGTATTAAAGGCAGGTGCAAAATATGGATTGAAACCTAAAGTACATGCCAATCAGCTTTCCGTTTCGGGCGCGGTAGAGGTTTCCGTACAAAATAAAGCCATTTCGGTTGATCACCTCGAAGAAAGCGATGAACAAACTATCCAAGCGTTAAGAAATGCTGATACCATTGTAACATTACTCCCTTCTTGCTCGTTTTATTTAGGTATTCCTTTTGCTGATGCCAAAAGTTTTATTAAAGCCGATTTGCCGGTTGCTTTGGCTACTGATTACAATCCGGGTTCAACACCTTCAGGAAATATGAATTTTGTGGTTTCACTGGGATGCATTAAAATGAAGATGTTCCCTGAGCAGGCGATAAACGCTGCAACGTTAAATGGCGCAGCTGCGATGGAGATCAGTGAAAATTATGGAAGCATTGCTATTGGGAAAAAAGCGAACCTGTTTATAACTAAGCCGATGCCTTCCATAGCCTATTTGCCCTATAGCTTTGGCGAAACGCAGATAGAAACGGTTATTTTAAACGGTGAAATTTATAATGGATAA
- a CDS encoding 4,5-DOPA dioxygenase extradiol → MSALSQFRNFTQRLPQTDLMPTLFIGHGSPMNGIENNEFSQSWAELAKNIPVPKAVLVVSAHWYTHGTFVTAMDFPGTIHDFGGFPQALFDVQYPAPGDPKLAAEIPNLIHSTPVGLDHDWGLDHGTWTVVKHMYPNADIPVLQLSIDYTKSPEQHYEIAKEIYALRKKGILVIGSGNMVHNLRMLSWEMINGGGYDWAIEMNDKFKNLIANGDHQPLINYRNLGTDAMLAIPTPEHYLPLIYTLGMKNDKEEVSFFNDKAVGGSLTMTSVLVG, encoded by the coding sequence ATGTCTGCACTGTCACAATTCAGGAACTTCACTCAGCGTTTGCCTCAAACGGATTTAATGCCAACGCTTTTTATCGGTCATGGCTCGCCAATGAACGGTATCGAGAACAATGAGTTTAGCCAGAGTTGGGCAGAGCTGGCCAAGAATATCCCTGTTCCAAAAGCAGTGCTGGTGGTATCGGCGCATTGGTACACTCATGGCACTTTTGTTACCGCGATGGATTTTCCAGGCACCATCCACGATTTTGGGGGCTTCCCACAAGCGCTTTTCGATGTTCAATATCCTGCGCCCGGCGATCCAAAGCTGGCCGCTGAAATACCAAATTTAATCCATTCCACTCCTGTGGGTTTAGACCACGATTGGGGTTTGGACCACGGCACCTGGACAGTTGTTAAACATATGTATCCTAACGCAGACATTCCTGTTTTACAACTCAGCATCGATTATACCAAATCTCCTGAACAGCATTACGAAATTGCTAAAGAAATTTATGCCCTCCGCAAAAAAGGGATATTGGTTATCGGTAGCGGAAATATGGTACACAACCTGCGCATGTTGAGCTGGGAAATGATTAATGGTGGCGGTTACGATTGGGCAATAGAGATGAACGATAAGTTTAAAAATTTAATTGCAAACGGCGATCATCAACCTTTAATTAATTATCGAAACTTGGGTACCGATGCGATGCTGGCCATCCCTACCCCAGAGCATTATTTACCATTAATTTATACGCTTGGCATGAAAAACGATAAAGAAGAAGTTTCTTTCTTTAATGATAAAGCGGTTGGTGGTTCGTTAACCATGACCTCAGTTTTGGTGGGGTAA
- a CDS encoding exodeoxyribonuclease III, whose product MKIISYNVNGIRAASTKNFFGWLQATDADMVCLQEVKALPLQIPEIIALIEQLGYHHYWFPAEKKGYSGVAILTRIKPNHIEFGCGEEWIDKEGRILRADFDDFSLMSLYMPSGSSGDERQVKKYEFMRFFDVYIGELRKEIPNLIVSGDYNICHTAIDIHNPKSNANSSGFLPEEREWMQLFLDNGFIDTFRHFNKDPHHYTWWSYRAGSRGKNLGWRIDYHLATKPMENRLKNVRILPDAIHSDHCPVLLEID is encoded by the coding sequence ATGAAAATCATCTCCTATAATGTTAATGGGATTAGGGCGGCAAGTACCAAAAACTTTTTTGGCTGGCTACAGGCTACAGACGCTGATATGGTCTGTTTACAAGAGGTAAAGGCCTTGCCATTGCAGATTCCAGAAATTATTGCGCTGATTGAGCAGCTCGGCTACCATCATTATTGGTTCCCTGCTGAAAAAAAAGGATATAGTGGCGTAGCTATTCTGACTAGAATTAAACCCAATCATATCGAATTTGGCTGCGGTGAGGAATGGATAGATAAAGAAGGACGGATTTTAAGGGCCGATTTTGACGATTTTTCCTTGATGAGCCTTTATATGCCATCTGGCTCAAGCGGAGATGAACGTCAGGTTAAGAAGTATGAATTTATGCGTTTTTTTGATGTGTACATCGGAGAATTGCGAAAAGAGATCCCCAACTTAATTGTCAGTGGCGATTACAATATCTGCCATACCGCCATCGATATCCATAACCCTAAATCGAACGCCAATTCATCAGGTTTTTTACCAGAAGAACGGGAGTGGATGCAGTTGTTTTTGGATAATGGTTTTATTGATACCTTCCGCCATTTTAATAAAGATCCGCACCATTATACCTGGTGGAGCTATCGTGCGGGCTCGAGAGGGAAGAACCTGGGTTGGCGGATCGATTACCATTTAGCCACTAAGCCTATGGAAAACCGCCTGAAAAATGTTAGAATTTTACCCGATGCGATCCATTCAGATCATTGCCCGGTTCTTTTAGAGATCGATTAA
- a CDS encoding peptidylprolyl isomerase: MKKILLFLCAFSILSAFAAKPKNQYVRIKTEFGECIVRLYNQTPLHRDNFLKLTKKGYYNGVLFHRVIKDFMIQGGDPDSKNAKPDSLLGEGGPKYTIPAEFNDSLFHKKGVLAAAREGDDVNPAKASSGSQFYLVQGKVFTDQQLDNVEEKRLKFQIPEWQREVYKTIGGTPHLDRNYTVYGEIVVGLDMVDKIAVLATDKNNRPKQDVKMEVAILKRRAAKKLEKQLLQGSLKDKMIMGS, translated from the coding sequence ATGAAGAAAATATTATTATTCCTCTGTGCCTTTTCAATACTTTCGGCTTTTGCAGCGAAGCCTAAAAACCAGTATGTACGCATTAAAACCGAATTTGGAGAATGCATCGTTAGGCTATATAATCAAACGCCGCTACATCGTGATAACTTTTTGAAATTAACGAAAAAGGGCTATTACAACGGTGTTTTATTTCATAGGGTGATTAAAGATTTTATGATTCAGGGTGGAGATCCGGATTCTAAAAATGCAAAACCCGATTCCTTACTTGGAGAGGGTGGGCCTAAATATACCATTCCGGCAGAGTTTAATGATAGTTTGTTTCATAAAAAGGGCGTTTTGGCTGCGGCCAGAGAAGGTGATGATGTTAATCCGGCCAAGGCATCGAGTGGTAGTCAGTTTTACCTGGTTCAGGGAAAAGTTTTTACCGATCAGCAATTGGATAATGTAGAAGAAAAACGTCTGAAATTCCAAATTCCTGAGTGGCAGCGTGAGGTATATAAAACCATAGGCGGTACGCCTCATTTAGATCGGAACTATACCGTTTATGGCGAAATAGTGGTTGGCTTGGATATGGTTGATAAAATAGCGGTTCTGGCAACGGATAAAAACAACCGTCCCAAACAGGACGTGAAGATGGAAGTTGCAATATTGAAAAGAAGAGCGGCCAAGAAGTTAGAGAAGCAGTTGTTACAGGGATCTTTGAAAGATAAAATGATTATGGGGTCTTAA
- a CDS encoding S9 family peptidase, with the protein MGVAPTNFRWTADSKTLYFNWNPENKAKEELFKVSATSTKPVKAAEKEDEKLLSLNYTYNTDRSLGLTEKSGDIYLQNFKSNKETRLTSTQERESSPLFLTNGNIVYQLGDNLFEVDLKSAETKQLTNFIKGKKAGRPEIKPVTEQDKWLKAQQTELFDIIKKRNAETRNSSRTGRGRSGAAAGDTKPLKELYTEDKFLNGVSISPDGRFITYKLTTPAQNNHGTIVPNYITSSGYTEDIAGRTKVGENENVSQGFIYDTQRDTLYNIQTSTIPGIKDLPDYLKDYPKELDTLKKKNADRPVNFFGPLWNDNGSTAIVVAASTDNKDRWILKLDALTGKFSLIDRQRDEAWIGGPGISGFYQGNSGWIDNNRFYYQSEATGYSHLYTVNIASGDKKQLTSGKWEVQSVQLSKDKSTFYLKTNKEHPGITNFYKISVNGGELVQITAMKGLNEITLSPDEKYIAINYSFMDKPGELYLQPNKVGTKAEKITQSTSAEFNSYKWRQPDMVSFKNRYGADVYARVYKSDNPHPNHPAVVFVHGAGYLQNVHFGWSTYFREFMFNNLLADNGYTVIDIDYTGSSGYGRDHRTGIYRHMGGKDLTDQVDGVKFLVEKYGVNPQHVGLYGGSYGGFITLMAMFNESDVFASGAALRSVTDWAHYNHGYTSNILNEPFNDPIAYKRSSPIYFADKLKGNLLMAHGMVDVNVHFQDIVRISQRFIELGKNNWELAVYPVEDHGFIEPSSWTDEYKRIFKLYENTLKK; encoded by the coding sequence ATGGGCGTTGCACCAACTAATTTCCGCTGGACTGCAGATAGCAAAACCCTTTACTTTAACTGGAATCCTGAAAATAAAGCTAAAGAAGAATTATTCAAAGTTTCAGCAACCTCTACCAAACCCGTTAAAGCGGCAGAAAAGGAAGATGAAAAGCTTTTAAGTTTAAACTACACCTATAATACTGATCGCTCACTTGGTTTAACCGAAAAAAGCGGCGATATCTACTTACAGAATTTCAAAAGTAATAAAGAAACCCGTTTAACCAGTACACAGGAAAGAGAAAGTAGCCCGCTCTTTTTAACCAATGGAAATATTGTTTATCAATTGGGCGATAATTTATTTGAGGTTGATTTAAAATCAGCCGAAACCAAACAATTAACTAATTTTATTAAAGGCAAAAAAGCCGGAAGACCAGAAATCAAACCGGTTACCGAACAGGACAAATGGCTGAAAGCACAGCAGACCGAACTGTTCGATATCATTAAAAAGAGAAATGCTGAAACCAGAAACAGTTCGAGGACAGGAAGAGGCCGTTCTGGTGCCGCCGCCGGGGATACCAAACCATTGAAAGAACTTTATACCGAAGATAAATTTTTAAATGGCGTAAGCATTAGTCCGGATGGGCGCTTCATTACGTATAAGCTCACCACTCCGGCGCAGAATAACCACGGGACTATTGTTCCAAACTATATTACTTCTTCGGGTTATACGGAAGATATTGCGGGAAGAACCAAGGTTGGCGAAAACGAAAATGTCTCACAGGGTTTTATATACGATACCCAACGAGATACCCTCTATAATATTCAAACATCAACCATTCCAGGGATTAAAGACCTGCCTGATTACCTAAAAGATTACCCAAAAGAACTGGATACCCTAAAAAAGAAAAATGCAGATCGGCCTGTAAATTTTTTCGGTCCGCTTTGGAATGATAATGGGAGTACGGCAATTGTTGTCGCAGCTTCTACCGACAATAAAGACCGCTGGATTTTAAAGCTAGATGCCTTAACTGGTAAATTTTCTTTAATAGATCGTCAGCGCGATGAAGCCTGGATAGGTGGTCCCGGCATTAGTGGTTTTTACCAGGGCAATAGCGGATGGATAGATAACAACCGTTTCTATTACCAAAGCGAAGCTACAGGATATTCTCACCTTTATACGGTCAACATTGCCTCTGGCGATAAGAAACAACTTACCTCTGGCAAATGGGAGGTACAATCTGTTCAACTTTCTAAAGACAAGAGTACATTTTATCTTAAGACAAATAAAGAGCACCCCGGCATTACAAATTTTTATAAAATCAGTGTAAACGGTGGTGAACTTGTTCAGATTACCGCCATGAAAGGTTTGAATGAGATTACCCTCTCTCCTGATGAAAAATACATCGCCATCAATTATTCCTTTATGGATAAACCTGGTGAGTTGTATCTTCAGCCGAATAAGGTGGGTACCAAAGCGGAGAAAATCACGCAATCTACCTCTGCCGAATTCAATTCTTATAAATGGCGTCAACCGGATATGGTGAGCTTTAAAAACCGTTATGGTGCTGATGTGTATGCGCGGGTTTATAAATCAGATAATCCGCATCCAAACCATCCTGCTGTAGTTTTTGTCCACGGTGCAGGTTATCTTCAAAACGTTCACTTTGGCTGGAGCACTTACTTCCGCGAGTTTATGTTCAATAATTTACTGGCTGATAATGGCTACACAGTAATCGATATCGATTATACCGGAAGTTCTGGTTATGGTCGCGATCACCGCACAGGCATTTACCGCCACATGGGTGGAAAAGATTTAACCGACCAGGTAGATGGCGTTAAGTTTCTGGTTGAAAAATATGGTGTTAATCCTCAGCATGTTGGTTTATATGGCGGCTCTTATGGTGGTTTTATTACCTTGATGGCCATGTTTAACGAATCAGATGTTTTTGCAAGCGGCGCCGCTTTACGTTCGGTTACCGATTGGGCACATTATAACCATGGTTATACTTCAAACATCTTAAACGAACCATTTAACGATCCGATTGCATACAAAAGAAGTTCTCCTATCTATTTTGCTGATAAGTTAAAAGGCAACCTTTTAATGGCGCACGGAATGGTTGATGTGAATGTTCATTTTCAGGATATTGTTCGCATTAGCCAACGTTTTATAGAGCTAGGCAAAAACAATTGGGAACTCGCCGTTTACCCTGTTGAAGATCACGGCTTTATTGAGCCCAGCAGCTGGACAGATGAGTATAAAAGGATATTTAAACTGTATGAGAATACGTTGAAGAAGTAA
- a CDS encoding aldehyde dehydrogenase family protein, with product MEEQIKSVFDLQQKHKFELRKTDAKTRIGKLKLLKQALEKAEEEIYAALEADLRKNRFETAVTELFFTYAEIDHAIKKLQGWMKPKSVARTMSNLFASNKIYYEPKGVCLIIAPWNYPLQLIMSPLVSAIAAGNCVILKPSELSAATADVISKLISNTFEAEEIACFEGDAEVSTALLKLPFDHIFFTGSTAIGKVVMEAAAKNLTSVTLELGGKSPAIVDETCDLKKAAEKIAWGKLVNAGQTCIAPDYVLIKENISADFEMYYQAAVQKMFFNEAAINKNDYAKIINIKQFQRLNKLIEEAIRDGAVLAFGGKSDEQNLTITPTLLTSVAESSAIMQEEIFGPVLPVITYQNLQEAIDVVNRKAKPLALYIFSDSTTNQNKIISETSAGGTCVNDVLVHIGNPDLPFGGVNNSGIGSCHGIFGFKTFSHERAVVFQSKLDLTKMIYPPYASKMGLLKWLKKLM from the coding sequence ATGGAAGAACAGATAAAATCAGTTTTCGATTTACAGCAAAAACACAAATTCGAGCTGCGCAAAACCGATGCTAAAACCCGTATTGGAAAATTAAAATTACTGAAGCAAGCTTTAGAAAAAGCCGAAGAAGAGATATATGCGGCATTAGAAGCTGATTTGCGCAAAAATCGTTTTGAGACTGCAGTAACCGAACTGTTTTTCACCTACGCAGAAATAGATCATGCTATAAAAAAATTGCAGGGCTGGATGAAACCAAAATCTGTCGCCAGAACCATGAGTAATCTTTTCGCCAGTAACAAAATTTATTACGAACCCAAAGGTGTTTGCCTGATTATTGCACCCTGGAATTACCCATTGCAGTTAATCATGAGTCCGTTGGTTTCGGCAATAGCCGCAGGGAATTGCGTAATCCTGAAACCATCTGAACTGAGTGCCGCCACGGCGGACGTGATCAGTAAATTGATTTCAAATACTTTTGAGGCAGAAGAAATTGCCTGTTTTGAAGGCGATGCTGAAGTTTCTACCGCACTGTTAAAACTTCCTTTCGATCATATCTTTTTTACCGGAAGTACCGCAATTGGTAAGGTGGTGATGGAAGCTGCTGCAAAAAATCTTACCTCAGTTACCTTAGAGCTTGGGGGGAAATCACCAGCGATTGTAGATGAAACCTGCGATCTAAAAAAAGCAGCAGAGAAAATTGCCTGGGGTAAATTAGTTAATGCCGGCCAAACCTGTATTGCGCCAGATTATGTATTGATTAAAGAAAACATTTCGGCTGATTTTGAAATGTACTATCAGGCAGCAGTTCAAAAAATGTTCTTCAATGAAGCAGCAATTAACAAAAATGATTATGCTAAAATCATCAATATAAAACAGTTTCAGCGCTTAAATAAATTGATTGAAGAAGCCATTCGCGATGGTGCTGTATTGGCTTTTGGCGGAAAATCGGACGAACAAAATTTAACCATTACACCAACGCTTTTAACTTCTGTAGCTGAAAGTAGTGCAATTATGCAGGAAGAAATTTTTGGACCGGTTTTGCCAGTTATTACCTACCAAAACTTACAGGAAGCCATTGATGTTGTAAACCGGAAAGCGAAACCTTTAGCATTATATATTTTTTCAGATAGCACTACAAACCAGAATAAAATCATCAGCGAGACCAGTGCCGGGGGAACCTGTGTGAATGATGTGCTCGTTCATATCGGCAATCCGGATTTGCCTTTTGGTGGGGTTAACAATAGCGGTATAGGCAGTTGCCATGGTATTTTCGGCTTCAAAACTTTTTCGCACGAAAGGGCCGTGGTTTTTCAGTCAAAATTGGATTTAACCAAAATGATTTATCCACCATATGCATCAAAAATGGGTTTGTTGAAGTGGCTGAAGAAATTGATGTAG
- a CDS encoding 5-formyltetrahydrofolate cyclo-ligase has translation MLKAEIRKQALKDRLLLSDAEYENLNEALLNEFKTLDFSQIKTLHIFLPIIEKKEPNTFLLIEWLNKNHPEIKIIVPKADFETALMTNHEYLGVNDLKKNLYNILEPQKGNLHEGEVDLVVVPLLAFDRQGYRVGYGKGFYDRFLQHINAQKIGLSLYPAIEKIDDVNEHDIRLDFCITPTEIINF, from the coding sequence ATGTTAAAAGCCGAAATCAGAAAGCAAGCCTTAAAAGACAGATTATTACTGAGCGACGCAGAATACGAAAACCTGAACGAAGCGCTCTTAAATGAGTTTAAAACGCTCGATTTTAGCCAAATTAAAACCTTACATATCTTTTTACCCATTATAGAAAAAAAAGAGCCCAATACTTTTTTACTGATCGAATGGCTCAATAAAAATCACCCCGAAATTAAAATCATTGTACCTAAAGCCGATTTTGAAACTGCATTAATGACCAATCATGAATATTTAGGTGTAAATGATTTAAAGAAAAACCTGTATAACATCCTCGAACCGCAAAAGGGAAACCTGCATGAGGGCGAGGTAGATCTTGTTGTTGTTCCGCTTTTAGCTTTTGACCGGCAAGGTTATCGCGTGGGTTATGGCAAAGGCTTTTACGATCGTTTTTTACAGCATATAAATGCTCAAAAAATAGGCTTATCTTTGTACCCTGCTATTGAAAAAATCGATGATGTAAATGAACACGACATTAGATTGGATTTTTGCATTACACCAACAGAAATTATAAATTTTTAA
- a CDS encoding metal-dependent hydrolase, which produces MDIEKLKYPIGQFSMPEIFDQKQIDTWISEIEALPGQLKNATENLTDEELNQTYRPEGWTLRQVVHHIPDSHINAYIRFKQAITEDIPVIRPYYEERWAETGEAKGGDIKLSIDLLTALHLRWVAFLKTLKPEDYQRKYIHPALGKELSLANMLGMYAWHGKHHLTHITNTTVK; this is translated from the coding sequence ATGGATATAGAAAAGCTTAAATACCCCATCGGTCAGTTTTCTATGCCTGAAATTTTCGATCAAAAACAGATTGATACCTGGATTTCGGAAATTGAGGCTTTGCCCGGGCAGCTTAAAAATGCGACAGAAAACTTAACTGATGAGGAATTAAATCAAACTTACCGCCCTGAGGGATGGACCTTAAGGCAGGTGGTGCATCACATTCCTGATAGTCACATTAATGCTTACATCCGTTTTAAACAAGCCATTACGGAAGATATTCCCGTAATCAGACCGTATTACGAAGAACGCTGGGCCGAAACAGGGGAGGCTAAAGGCGGCGACATCAAACTGTCTATCGATTTGTTAACGGCGTTGCACCTGCGCTGGGTAGCTTTTTTGAAAACATTAAAACCCGAAGATTACCAAAGGAAATATATTCATCCTGCCCTGGGAAAAGAACTTAGCTTAGCAAATATGCTGGGTATGTATGCCTGGCACGGAAAACACCATTTGACACACATTACAAATACAACTGTAAAATGA
- a CDS encoding arginase, whose translation MDNLKIYSQGDIDHLIITRDGETKLGERVNVYSGDSSSTAGISVEGLKASSAKFVLLGIPEDIGVRANLGLAGAASMWKPGLVAFLNTQSNRFLSGEEVLVLGHFEIDEPEDSSLKGLRNKVAQIDDLVYPVIEKIVATGKIPVVIGGGHNNAYPMIKGTSLAHKRPITVLNVDAHADLRELEGRHSGNGFSYALKENYLNNYLMYGLHQNYNNEAILNQIDTNPKLKAVFFDDILTGADFTNLVNEIGSVAGLEIDLDCVQNVLSSAETPSGFAVNDIRKLILTSAKKFSYLHLSEGATRMLDGRVSKLTSKLVAYLVSDFIKAH comes from the coding sequence ATGGATAACCTTAAAATATATTCGCAGGGCGACATCGATCATTTAATTATCACTCGTGATGGTGAAACTAAACTGGGTGAAAGGGTTAATGTATACTCTGGAGATTCTTCATCAACGGCTGGAATTTCGGTAGAAGGATTAAAAGCCAGCAGCGCTAAATTTGTCCTTTTAGGTATTCCAGAAGATATTGGCGTGCGTGCAAACTTAGGTCTTGCAGGTGCAGCATCAATGTGGAAACCAGGTTTAGTGGCTTTTTTAAATACCCAGAGCAACCGCTTTTTAAGTGGTGAGGAGGTTTTGGTTTTAGGGCATTTCGAAATCGATGAACCTGAAGATTCTTCGTTAAAAGGTTTGCGAAACAAAGTAGCACAGATTGATGACCTGGTTTATCCCGTAATTGAGAAAATTGTAGCCACGGGTAAAATACCTGTTGTAATTGGTGGTGGACACAATAATGCCTACCCGATGATTAAGGGCACTTCTTTAGCCCATAAAAGGCCTATAACGGTTTTAAATGTTGATGCACACGCAGATTTAAGAGAATTGGAAGGTAGGCATAGTGGCAATGGTTTTTCTTATGCGTTAAAGGAAAATTACCTGAACAATTATTTGATGTATGGCTTGCATCAAAACTATAATAATGAAGCTATTTTAAATCAAATAGATACAAACCCAAAGCTTAAGGCTGTATTTTTTGATGATATTTTAACTGGAGCTGATTTTACTAACCTGGTGAATGAAATAGGATCGGTTGCTGGTTTGGAGATCGATTTAGATTGTGTTCAAAATGTGCTTTCCAGCGCTGAAACCCCATCTGGTTTTGCGGTTAATGATATTAGAAAGTTGATTTTAACCAGTGCGAAGAAATTTTCTTATTTGCACCTCAGTGAAGGTGCCACCCGGATGCTGGATGGAAGGGTGAGTAAACTCACATCTAAGCTGGTTGCTTATTTGGTGAGTGATTTTATTAAAGCACATTAA
- a CDS encoding AraC family transcriptional regulator has product MKLHIKNMVCNRCKMVVKAELEKLGFKPLLVELGEVTLAENISSEDKINIAERLTHFGFELLADKKTQIAEQIKTAIINLVHYTKEPLKINLSAYLSEQVKMEYTSLSSIFSEIENQTIEKYFIAQKIEKAKEMLTYGELTLSEIAYQLNYSSVAHLSAQFKKVTGITPSVYKAASTDSRKMLDEI; this is encoded by the coding sequence ATGAAGCTGCATATCAAAAACATGGTATGCAACCGCTGTAAAATGGTGGTTAAAGCTGAGCTGGAAAAGCTTGGCTTTAAACCATTATTGGTTGAACTGGGTGAAGTTACTTTAGCCGAAAATATTTCTTCGGAGGATAAAATCAACATAGCAGAGCGCCTGACCCATTTCGGTTTCGAGCTGCTGGCGGATAAAAAAACCCAGATTGCAGAGCAGATTAAAACGGCTATTATTAACCTGGTCCATTACACCAAAGAGCCATTAAAAATTAACCTCTCTGCTTATTTAAGCGAGCAGGTAAAAATGGAGTATACCAGTTTGAGCAGTATTTTTTCAGAAATAGAAAATCAAACCATCGAGAAATATTTCATCGCGCAAAAAATAGAAAAAGCGAAAGAAATGCTTACTTATGGCGAGCTTACCCTGAGCGAAATTGCTTATCAGCTAAATTACAGCAGTGTTGCGCACCTGTCAGCACAATTTAAAAAAGTAACCGGAATTACACCTTCGGTTTATAAAGCAGCATCTACCGACAGCAGGAAAATGCTTGACGAGATATAA
- a CDS encoding heavy metal transporter has translation MTHTYQLTGMTCGGCENKVKSNLLVLPDVTAVEVSKDTNSATISMDKHISLDTLQQALGGSDSKYQISAAHHNETLEEAKSWAETYKPILLIFGYVTAISLVVSWQGNSINFMVFMRIFMAGFFLTFSFFKMLNLKAFAESYAMYDIVAKKFSAWGYIYAFIELGLGLSFALNLSPVTVNWVTLIVMTISILGVLESVLNKKKIQCACLGAVFNLPMSTVTIVEDAIMIAMSTAMLILM, from the coding sequence ATGACACACACCTATCAACTCACCGGCATGACCTGTGGCGGTTGCGAAAATAAAGTAAAAAGTAACCTGCTCGTTTTACCAGATGTAACCGCTGTCGAAGTTTCGAAAGACACCAATTCGGCTACAATTAGTATGGATAAACACATCAGCTTAGATACACTTCAACAAGCCCTGGGCGGATCAGATAGTAAATATCAGATTTCTGCAGCCCATCACAACGAAACATTAGAAGAAGCAAAATCGTGGGCCGAAACTTATAAACCCATTTTATTAATTTTTGGATACGTTACTGCCATATCACTTGTAGTCTCCTGGCAGGGAAACAGCATTAATTTTATGGTATTTATGCGCATATTCATGGCCGGATTCTTCCTTACCTTCTCTTTCTTTAAAATGCTTAACCTGAAAGCTTTTGCAGAAAGTTATGCCATGTACGACATTGTTGCTAAAAAATTCAGCGCATGGGGTTATATCTATGCTTTTATCGAGCTTGGATTAGGATTGTCTTTTGCTTTAAACTTATCTCCTGTCACTGTAAACTGGGTTACGCTGATTGTAATGACAATAAGCATCCTTGGTGTTTTGGAAAGTGTTTTAAATAAGAAAAAGATTCAGTGTGCCTGTTTGGGTGCTGTGTTTAACCTGCCCATGAGCACCGTAACCATTGTTGAGGATGCGATCATGATTGCGATGAGTACAGCCATGCTGATTTTGATGTAA